The Bernardetia litoralis DSM 6794 genome includes a window with the following:
- a CDS encoding thiol-disulfide oxidoreductase DCC family protein: MEVTIQNQEIEKAQTLQKLNFQEVAKNKTVILFDGVCNLCNSAINFVIDKDTNNNFYFASLQSEFGQALLAHFGRNTNDFDSMIVFENGKIKTKSTAALRIAAGLSGNWKYFSVFKIVPTFLRNGIYNLVAKNRYKWFGQKNECRIPTPELKAKFIE; this comes from the coding sequence GGAAGTTACCATTCAAAATCAAGAAATAGAAAAAGCGCAAACATTACAAAAACTAAACTTTCAAGAAGTAGCTAAAAACAAAACGGTCATTTTATTCGATGGTGTTTGTAACTTGTGCAATAGTGCCATTAATTTTGTAATTGATAAAGACACAAATAATAATTTTTATTTTGCTTCTCTACAATCTGAATTTGGACAAGCTCTTTTGGCTCATTTTGGTAGAAATACAAATGATTTTGATTCTATGATTGTCTTTGAAAATGGAAAAATAAAAACTAAATCCACAGCAGCCCTACGTATTGCAGCAGGACTGTCAGGAAATTGGAAATATTTTAGTGTTTTCAAGATTGTACCTACTTTTCTAAGAAATGGTATTTATAATCTTGTAGCAAAAAATAGATACAAATGGTTTGGTCAGAAAAATGAATGTAGAATTCCTACTCCTGAACTGAAAGCAAAATTTATTGAATAG